The DNA sequence TCGCCTTTTCTTCTCTatcctcttctacttcttcttctccttctcaatcTTCCAAATCGccaaactcacccttctctctcAACCCCAACCGATTCGGTCTCTTTAAAACATTTGCTGCCCCGCCCTCCCCTCTCCAAATGGACCACAACACTTCTTCTCAGGTATTCCCCCTTTTTAATATCTCTCTAGAATCTTCCTCTTCTTacttattaattattgattattcaTTATATCTTTCTCTTACAGAACCATCATTCTTCCTTGCCGGAGTTACTGGTCAGTTTCGTTATCTTCTCTATCTCTCGCTATTCTTGTATTAGCATCCGTGCAATTACAAATTTGGATAGATATCTATTCGTCTAGGTTCAGCTAAGGTTAATCCTTcagctaattattattattatagatataCTAGGGGATTGGGAATAGATTCTTTGTAATGGAATTGGTTTAGTTAATTTGTACGATCTTCTGATTTGGTGTAGACGGAGTACATGGTGGATATGAAGTGTGAAGGTTGTGTTAATGCTGTTAAAAACAAGTTGCAGACCATCAATGGTACGTGTTCTGTTCTGATGAATGTTTTCTTTGAATCTCTGGATCGGCTCGTGCAAttaatttctattcacaagtaaCCAACCTGTTTGGATTTTGGAGTAATTTAATGAATTGGAATTTATTCTTTTCTACGGATATACTACTAAATGCATTTTCATTTTAGATATATCAGTTCACAAATTTCAGTTATGGCATCCAACACTGGAGTGTTCATCATTTATGTCAAACTGGTCTTGTTAACTTTCTGCAGGAGTGAAGGATGTAGAGGTGGACTTGAGCAATCAGGTAGTTAGGATTCGTGGTTCAACTCCGGTGAAGACCATGACTGAAGCTTTGGAACAGACTGGTAGAAAAGCCCGATTAATCGGACAGGGAACACCTGAAGGTTTGCTAGTAGATTTCTCGCTTGGTTATGATTTATCAGTGGAAATTTTATCACTTTATTCTACTTGATGAGTATTGAGTAACAAGTATAATGAGTATGACCAGTTTTGCGTCAAGTAATTTTTTTGTGCATGAACCCTGAACCCTTAGGCCTTTAGGAATATTGGAGAAACCAACTTCTGAACTAGTAACTACTGATAACAAACTTCAATTAACTTCTAATTACAATAATACCTCTTATTAGGAAGGGTACTAGAATAAGATAATTATGAAATGATGCTAGTATGTTGATGGACATGATCAGCTGTTATGCCTATCAGGCTCAACCTTGAGCAATCCTTATTAGATCAGGTGAAAAAATGGATCTTGATACATCTATATTGGGGGCGTATCTTCTATCCCTCATTATTGTTGATAGGATTGTTAATGCTTCCATTTTCATGACACACTAGGTTTGGCCTGTATTTGTCTTTACCTCCTTTGAATTCATAGTCTAATGAACTAAAGCATGCATTAGAAGACTTGGCTCTCACTTTACACAGTTTCTTAACAATTTGGCAGTAGCACTAAAGACTTAATTTTATATGTTTGCTAAACCCCATTTTCTGTAGATATATATGTTAAGAGGTTGATGATTGAAAATGATCTTATTGGAAATGATCTTATCTGGGACACTATTGTCTCCGATAACGTTTCTATTCTTTATCAGTTTCTTTTGTTCTGAAAAATTTTTCTGAAGATGTAGATCTTATGTGATCTGGATTTGAATGACTTATTTATAGATATTGTTTATGATGGGATGTAATGGCATTGTTTGCTCCATGTAACCACTAACCAATGGGGAAAGGCTTTGTTATTGTTGTATTAAAAGAAGTTATTATTTtgagaaatattatttttgttgtgtttAGACATTTTATTCATACATGAAATGGGAGCTATTGTGCCTTTTGTAATACATGCATTATCAATAGCTCTTcgtgaaaataaagaaaactacaagattaaaaacaaaacaagaaaatgaagaaaactGATGAATTGACATATAGCAGCACAGTAGGATTGTCAGTTGTAAACATCTGTCCAAGTTTGTTTCCTTAAGAAATATAATACCTGCTAAACTTGATGATCCTCCCATGCTGGATCATTTTCTATGCCTATTCACTACAATGGCTTGCAGATGATCTTGTTTTGTCGTGTGAGGTCCCTAGATCTCCTTGCATTTAATAATCTTGTCATTGAATTGTTATTAGTAACTTAgtccaattaatgcaatttccAACAATGTTTACTTTCCTTTTTGTTGTTTCAGCTGTGACATCAGTTTTGATTCAACCAAATCTCTCTTTTGCTTTACAGACTTCTTAATATCTGCCGCTGTTTCTGAATTCAAAGGTCCAGACATTTTTGGAGTTGTTCGCCTAGCTCAAGTAAACATGGAACTAGCTAGGATTGAAGCCAACTTCAGTGGTTTGTCACCAGGAAAGCATGGTTGGTCCATTAATGAGTATGGGGACCTGACTAGAGGTGCAGCTAGCACTGGTAAAGTATACAATCCAACAGACGGGGAAGATGCTAAACAGGTTTGCTTTTTACATGACCTGTGGACATATATTTTTCCTGATATTTGGCATAAACCTTTATCTCTTaagtgtttgttttgaggtactgagacagagactgagagactgagactcagtatcatgtttgttggttcagagactggtactaaaatttgtgtctctgtccctaaaatttcagtatttcagtacctccaaaaagtagggacaggggactaaaatttttagagatgaaaactgaaactttaataacattttatacctaaaataccctcatttcaattaattaattctaattttactgtTTGTGCAAATTACGTTAGAATTTTGTTCTTGTTTTAGTTTTTGTCtctcattttgcaccaaacagaatactgagatttatttcaatctctgtctctcagtctcagtctttccgtctctgtctctccaccaaacgctactaATGATTAACAACTGATATATAGATATTAGTAAACACTAATGTAAGTTGCTTGTTTGACCCTCAGCCACTTGGCGACCTGGGAACATTAGAAGCTAACGAAAAGGGCGAAGCCTTCTACACTGGAGTCAAAGAAAAGCTCAAGGTAGGTGATCTTATTGGACGATCAGTGGTTGTATATGCAACTGAAAACAAATCAGAACATGGTATAGCTGCTGCTGTAATCGCCAGAAGTGCAGGGGTGGGAGAGAACTACAAAAAACTCTGTACGTGTGATGGCACCACCATTTGGGAGGCAAGTGACAGAGATTTTGTCACAAGCAAGGTCTGAATCCATATAAAAGTAATTCCCTGAAAAGTGAAAACCAACGGATTGCGATTCAGATGCCTCTTCACCCTCTAGTCCTTTATGCTTTTTAGGGTTTGTACACTATTGTCACGTTTTGTGGGTTAGTGCATCATTGTAAGTTTGTAACATTCTGTGAGCTtatactttttcaatttttcataataaattaTACACTTATATTTAGGTGTACGAATTGTAAAGGTTAGGTACTCAAATAATTTCTTCGTGCCCATCGTATTAGTGGGGTTATGAGGCAATACATTTAGGCGTAATCATGGGACAATGGGAGTGCACTGAGTAGTCACAAACTACAGTGTGTATTCACTCAATTGAGTCAATCCGTGCACATCTCATGCAACTCTTCAAGATCCTTGAATGCTACATACAGGTTTTCTGGGAAAGATGTAGAAAGATTACTGCAAAACCTTTATTTTttcatgaaaaacaaagaaaggtaATATATAGTTTTTGTTGTAGGACTCGAGGATGGGAGTGCCTTTGTGAATTTGGATAagcaaattaaataagaaaataactCCGTATTGTGCTAAAAACATTGAAAGAGTAGGTACATCAGTATTATAATAGCACTTCTATATTTTTGCCATTTGATTTTAGTTTTCTTCATTCTACTGAACCCTAGAACCCGTGTGATTTGCTGTGTTATAGTGAGCAAGTTACAATCATAGCAGCAAAGCCTTTAACTCCTGATTTTctgagatttattttatttggtcAACATGTCCATTTTGGTTACGGTGTGCCAGAATGATCACCTTTTAAGAGTAAGCAAACTTTAGAGAGGGTGGCTTTTTGGTCTTGAAGATATATAAAAGAGTAGGTACATTACGAAGTGACAATAATTCGCATAACTGGCTcaatatagattaaaaaaatataaagtgagaaaagttataaaataataaaataaaaaaatgattaacGTTGAATATAAGTACAAGTCTCATTCCATTAGTACAAGTCTCATCCCATTGATTCAAGGGTAATTAGATTTTCAATTTTTCACTTTAGAGAAACTTGATTCAATTCGGGAAAAAAAAAACCTCCAAAGTACGACGTTGCTCCACTGCATACAAAAGGCAACGATAACCAAATTCTTTCTACAAGCTCTTTACCAAgttcattttatgttttctaaaGCAGTATACCAAGAAAGGATACTAAGTTAGGTTGGTGAAGGAGGCAATAGCCCCTCCTTGGTAGCCATTTCTAACAGTGCAACAGCCGCCAAAGCCTTGGCATCTGCCGTGGTGCGCCACAGTTTCTTGTATGGTACTACACGTACCTTAATCAGCTCCCCATGATCACGAAGGCCGGTTTCTTTCCCGTGTAGCTGTGTGATGATCTCTTTGTCAACACGCCCTCGGTACAGAAAGATACTGATCTCTTCATCACACCCTCCCTAAAATAAGTGAAAAGATCACCCCCTAATGAAGTAATAAGGTTTGTGAAATGCACAAATTATGATTCCAGTATCCAGATAAATTCAGAAGTTCGTGAATTAAAAAtctactttattttatattttttaaaaagtggaAATTACGTAGTGCATATAACAAAATTCATGAGTTAAGAATAAACTACAGtttaatataagtaaataagaCCCATAAGCGAGGATTATCAAATACTGTTAGATTGAACCATGGATAGCCAGAAATTGAATTGAATGCTCACTGATTGGTAAATGCAAATCTAAAAGTACAATAACACGAAACTAAACTACGCTCAAAATACCAAACTAAATTATTGCACAACTATAAAGCAGTAGATGCATTATTAGCTCTTTTTTCAAATGACAAAATTATTTATCTGCAAAACCAATAAAGCAATAAGGTCGATGCAAAATGCTTAAGGTATACCGGTGAGGGAAAAAATCTGCATCCTGTTGAAGAATCCAAGAAAGCAGTGAGATCAACCATGTCTTCAAGTTTTAACTTTATGCCAGTCTCCTCTTCAACCTGTCAGAGGCACAACTAAGCCATGAAGAGAATTGTatagagagacagagacagagacagagacagagacagagagagaCCTCACGAACTGCAGTGCCAACAAAATCACCCTTGTCATCATCCAACATTCCAGCAGGCAATTCCAAAATAATTCTTCCAGTAGGAACCCTTgcctgataaataaaaaataataagcatAATATGGAACTCAAGTTAAAATGTTTGAAAAGAACATAGTTCTGTCTGCAAGGATCCAACATCTAAGAACCTGTTCAGTAAGGACAGCATAAGTTTCACCATCTGATTCCAGAAGTATCAACACAGTCACAGCAGGACCTCTTGCAAATACAATACCTGGAACCTAATCACAGTTTACTTTATTATAAAGAAAGAAATCAGCATCAGGTGCGAGGTTAAAAAGTGTGAATAGATAAAACAATGAGATATTTGGTACACAGCCATCTAATATGCCAGGCATATTTGATTTGTGGGAATTATATGCACATGGATGTGAGATACCCATCTCAAGAATATAGGAATTTGATGTACATGAGACCTCAGGCAGATGTTGAAGATTGCAAGTGCAAAGAAAATACAAGCAAAAGAGGAATGATGATGCCTGAGAACATAAGGTAAGAAGCAAAAGATCCTAATAGTCGTGCATTTTAGATACCACATAGCTCAGAATGTGGTATGCCTATGAATCAAATACTGTTAATACATTGCTTGCCATAGTCAGGAATCCAATTTTTGGGTATTGAAGCACAAGAAGCTatttttgaataatatatatagagcatAACAGGTAAAATGTCTACTAGTTCATATCCCTTTGCTAAAATTAACACATGAAAATGGAAACATAGACTGGCTTATATAACCTATTATGTAAATCATCCAATACCTTCTTCCCCATTTGTTTGTCATAAATGTCAGCTTTAAATTTGAGAAACCCAATGCGCTTTCCAAACATGTCTACACCCTGTTTACACCAAAAGGAGTCCAACTAGTttcgttgattttgatttgagaacATGAATAAGACTCGAAGACTAACAGGTTAGTCATTTACTTATATTACCACGTAACAAGGCCTAATTATCAGAAATCATATCCACTTTTTTAAGACTGATGATGCAATTACCTGAATTAGAACTTGTCTCAGAGCCAAGGTGCCATCAGCTAGAATCCCAGTCTCACTTTGCAAGTTATGCAACCATTGCTTGAATAAAGAGGAATCAATAGCATTCCTGCAATGGAAAAcatcaaaaccaaaccaaaccaccaCAACTGAGACATGTTTTTTATATAGCATGATAACAAGAAGAAACTGTGTGCCTATCAATTCTCTAACATTACATCTCATGGGAACTTGTCAAAACCTAGCATCTAATTGAACGAAACCTCCAATATCTAATTTGATACAAATCAAAAGCAATTACACTGAACTCTGAAATCCTGAATCAATCCCACTCCACATAACTAATGCTTTGTTAAAAAATATGAGGAAGCCAGCAGTGCCACATGCCTTTGGACACGTCAGGTTACCATCAATACTAACCTTTAGTAATTAGTAATAATATCGATAGGAGTGCTAGCTGAAAAGGAACAATAGTCCATGTCAGCCATCAACATCTAGCTGTCCACTATATGATAAACCATCTTTAGCTGCCCATTTATGCTATGTAGGACATCACATATGTCAACAAAATAGATGCCTGATTTGTCTCCAGCAATGAATTCATATACTTTGTTGTTCACCTCAATAAAACTCACACCCGGCATCTTCTCCACACCTGTGTCCCGCATAGCCTTCCTTACCATCCGAGCTTCACTCCACCTACCAAGTGAAGCGTACGTATTTGATAACAGCGAATAATTCCCGCTATTATGAGGCTCCAACTTTATTAGATGATGCAGCGCTTCTGCTGCTAACCCAGCATTGCCGTATCTTGTTGCACCAGCAAGAAGGGATCCCCAAATTGCAGCATTTGCCTCAAAAGGCATCTGTGAAACCAGGTCCTTTGCTTCTTGAAGATAGCCAGCTCGCCCAAGTAAATCAATCATGCAGCCATAGTGTTCAACCTTAGGTTCAATTCCGTATTTGGACCTCATAGATGAGAAATAACGGCGGCTCAGTCCAAGAAACCCAACATGGCTACAAGCAGAAAGGATGGCAATAAAGGTCACTTGATTTGGCTTGACTTGAGCATTTTCCATGCAAGAAAACATATGGAGGGCCTCCTTTCCGAGACCATGAAAAGCAAATCCTGCAATCATTGTTGTCCAGGTCACTACCGTTTTATGTTTCATATTCTCAAACACATGGAGTGCTCTACTTATGTTGCCAGATTTAGCATACATGTCTATGAGGGCATTACACAGGGGGACAGTTTTATGCATCTTATGCTTTTCGATGAAGTTGTGGATCCACTCGCCAAGCTCGAGAGCACCCAAATCAGCGCAGGCGGAGAGCACAGCCAGGATTGCAATCTCATCCGGCTGCACACGATGAATCTGCATTCGTCGGAAGAGCGCGATAGCCTCATTAGGATTATGTTTCTGCAAGTAACCGGAAACAAGGGTCGTCCACGAAACAACATTCCTATCCTTTTCAGGCATACTCTCAAACAAGTCGTGTGCAGTGGTCATGTCACCCACCTTGGCATAAGCAGCAAGGATAGCATTCCACAGGGAAGTATACCTGGAAGAGAGTGGGACTTCATCGAAGAGCTTCCGAATGCAAGACAACCGGCCACAAGAGGAATACACGCGAACAAGGGACGCAGCCACTTCATGATGGGAGTTCAACCCAGCAGCAACAGCTTGGGAGTGAATTTGGGAAGCAAGGGAAAGGGCAATTGGTGAATCTACTAAGCAGAGGACAGCCTTGAGTACAAAGGGGAAAGAATAAGAGTCGGGCCTGAGGCTAAGGCGACGAATAGAGTTGAAGATTGAAAAGGCAAGAGGGGGATTGGAGGAAGAGAGAGCCCATATAATGTTGTTGTAGACAAAGATGCTGGGGCAGTGCGTGTGGGTGTTGGAAAATACGGAGTAGGCATATGAGGGAAAAccaagcgacgcggaggcgtaTATGAATCGCGAGAGGAGAATGTCATCTTCAACAAGACCTGTGGTAAGCATGAAGGCCTGCACTTGGCAAAGATGCCTCTTATTTGAGCAACGCCCAAGCAGCTCTCGTGCCTGCTCTGCTCTTGCGCCTCCCCGACTCAATTGCCTCGAACTACGCAACGTTATTCCAGTCATTCATCAATTCATATGGATCGCAACAACAAAGAAAATAACTAGCAACCTCATGCAAATTAATAGGTACTACGACTCTCTATTCCTAGAATATTTGGTACATTAAAAGCTcgcaaaaaggagaaaaagaaaaaaagggggggTGGGGGGAGAGTTACCAGAAATCAGAAGAGGAGACACCGGGTTCGGCTAGAATGCGAACGGGTTCGGACTTTTTATTGGGGAGCGTGATACTGTGACTCAAGTTCGGTGACTCGCTGGTCGACATCTTGCAGATGAaacccttcttcttcctccaaatACTACTATTATGAGCGTCAAGCGGACTGAACTTCTTCTTCAACACGAAGGAGGCACTGCGAATAGCCACAGCCATTGAAGAAGCAGCTCAAGCTTCCCCTACTACAGCTACACCTGGCAAGCAGCTAGAAAGAATCACTTCTCTTCTCTGTTGTACACGTGTCCAAGTGTCGTGATTATTGGGGCTGAATGAGTAGGGACTTTCTAAGGCCCAATTATGAAAATGGGTAGCCCGGGTG is a window from the Arachis hypogaea cultivar Tifrunner chromosome 1, arahy.Tifrunner.gnm2.J5K5, whole genome shotgun sequence genome containing:
- the LOC112803318 gene encoding copper chaperone for superoxide dismutase, chloroplastic/cytosolic; this encodes MNMAFLRTVATTTTTAIAASAIPAAFAFSSLSSSTSSSPSQSSKSPNSPFSLNPNRFGLFKTFAAPPSPLQMDHNTSSQNHHSSLPELLTEYMVDMKCEGCVNAVKNKLQTINGVKDVEVDLSNQVVRIRGSTPVKTMTEALEQTGRKARLIGQGTPEDFLISAAVSEFKGPDIFGVVRLAQVNMELARIEANFSGLSPGKHGWSINEYGDLTRGAASTGKVYNPTDGEDAKQPLGDLGTLEANEKGEAFYTGVKEKLKVGDLIGRSVVVYATENKSEHGIAAAVIARSAGVGENYKKLCTCDGTTIWEASDRDFVTSKV
- the LOC112803296 gene encoding nudix hydrolase 14, chloroplastic isoform X2, which translates into the protein MAVAIRSASFVLKKKFSPLDAHNSSIWRKKKGFICKMSTSESPNLSHSITLPNKKSEPVRILAEPGVSSSDFWNAIDSSLFKQWLHNLQSETGILADGTLALRQVLIQGVDMFGKRIGFLKFKADIYDKQMGKKVPGIVFARGPAVTVLILLESDGETYAVLTEQARVPTGRIILELPAGMLDDDKGDFVGTAVREVEEETGIKLKLEDMVDLTAFLDSSTGCRFFPSPGVIFSLILGRV
- the LOC112803296 gene encoding pentatricopeptide repeat-containing protein At5g56310 isoform X1, translating into MAVAIRSASFVLKKKFSPLDAHNSSIWRKKKGFICKMSTSESPNLSHSITLPNKKSEPVRILAEPGVSSSDFCSRQLSRGGARAEQARELLGRCSNKRHLCQVQAFMLTTGLVEDDILLSRFIYASASLGFPSYAYSVFSNTHTHCPSIFVYNNIIWALSSSNPPLAFSIFNSIRRLSLRPDSYSFPFVLKAVLCLVDSPIALSLASQIHSQAVAAGLNSHHEVAASLVRVYSSCGRLSCIRKLFDEVPLSSRYTSLWNAILAAYAKVGDMTTAHDLFESMPEKDRNVVSWTTLVSGYLQKHNPNEAIALFRRMQIHRVQPDEIAILAVLSACADLGALELGEWIHNFIEKHKMHKTVPLCNALIDMYAKSGNISRALHVFENMKHKTVVTWTTMIAGFAFHGLGKEALHMFSCMENAQVKPNQVTFIAILSACSHVGFLGLSRRYFSSMRSKYGIEPKVEHYGCMIDLLGRAGYLQEAKDLVSQMPFEANAAIWGSLLAGATRYGNAGLAAEALHHLIKLEPHNSGNYSLLSNTYASLGRWSEARMVRKAMRDTGVEKMPGVSFIEVNNKVYEFIAGDKSGIYFVDICDVLHSINGQLKMVYHIVDS